The sequence TGCCGGACCCGATTTTCTTCCTCGGCTACTGGAACAATCCGCAAGCCACCGCCGACAAGTTTCGCGGCGACTGGTGCTGCACCGGCGACCTGGCACTGATGGATGAGGATGGCTACCTGTGGTACCAGGGCCGTGCCGATGACATGTTCAAAGCGGCGGGCTATCGCATCGGGCCGTCCGAAATCGAGAACTGCCTGGTCAAGCATGCGGCCGTCGCCAATGCCGCCGTGGTGCCCAAGCCGGACGCCGAGCGTGGCAATCTGGTTAAGGCCTTCGTGGTGCTGGTCGATAGTGTCGCGCGCAATCCGCTGGCCGATGCAGCACTGAAGACTGAGTTGCAAGCGCACGTGAAATCACAGCTGGCACCGTACGAATATCCGAAAGAGATCGAGTTCATCGATGCGCTGCCGATGACCACCACCGGCAAGGTGCAGCGGCGCGTGCTGCGCGAACTGGAGCGCGACCGCGCCGGCACGCCATCCTGATTCTGCGGCGGCAGTAAAATGCCGCCTTTACCGCATTCATTGACAGGATATTTTTCATGGCCATCTACCAGTACGGCGAGCACACGCCGCAAATTGATCCGTCGGCCTACGTCACCGACGAAGCCACACTGATCGGCAAGGTGCGCCTCGCCGCTAACAGCAGCGTGTGGTTCCATGTCACGCTGCGCGGCGACAACGAGCTCATCAGCGTCGGCGAAAACAGCAACGTCCAGGAAGGCGCGGTCTGCCATACCGACATCGGCTATCCGCTGACCATCGGCGACAACGTCACCGTCGGTCATCAAGCGATGCTGCATGGTTGCACCATCGGCGAAGGATCGCTGATCGGCATCCAGGCCATTATCCTCAACGGCGCAAAAATCGGCCGTCACTGCCTGGTCGGTGCCGGTGCACTGGTCACCGAGGGCAAGGAATTTCCGGACCATTCACTGATCATCGGCTCGCCCGCAAAAGCCGTACGCACGCTGACCGCCGACGAAATCACCAAGCTCAGCGGCAGCGCTGCCAGCTACGTGGCGCGCGCGCAATCGTTCAAGACCACGCTGACAAAGGTGCTGGCATGAGCGATACCAAGAGCCCCGATACGCTGCAAAAATTCATGTTCGAAGGTGCTCCGGTACGCGGCGAACTGGTCGAGTTATCGGCCACCTGGCGACAGGTGCAGCAACGGCGTGACTATCCGCCCGCCGTCAAGACACTGCTCGGCGAGATGATGGCAGCAGCAGCCCTGCTATCAGCCAACCTGAAGTTCAATGGCGCGATCGTCATGCAGATTTACGGCGATGGTCCGGTACGCCTGCTGGTGGTCGAATGCGATGGCGACCTGCACATGCGCGCCACCGCCAAGTTCGATGCCGACGCCATCATCAGCGAAGCATCGATGCTGCCCGACCTGGTGAACCTGAACGGCAAGGGCCGTTTTGTCATCACGCTGGACCCGAAAGACAAGCTGCCCGGCCAGCAAGCCTACCAGGGCGTCGTGCCACTCGACGGCGACTCGATTGCCACCGTCATCGAACACTACATGCTGCGTTCGGAACAGCTCGATACGCGCTTGTGGCTGGCCGCCGATGCCAATGTCTCGCGCGGTCTGCTGCTACAAAAACTGCCGAGCACGGGCGGTATCGATGCACCTGTCGATGATGACCTTGCCACCTGGGATCGCAGCGTGATGCTGGGCTCGACACTGCGCAATGCCGAACTGCTGGAGACGGATATCGAGACGCTGATGCGCCGTCTGTTCTGGGAAGAAACCATCCGCGTCTTCGACCCGCAGCATCCGAGCTTCCGCTGCACCTGCAGCCGCGACCGGGTCGGCAACATGCTCAAGATGCTGGGCGAAGAAGAAGTCAATTCGGCACTCGCCGAAATGGGCAAGATGTCGGTCGATTGCGATTTTTGCGGACAGCATTACGCGTTCGACAAAGTCGATTGCGCGCAATTGTTCGTCGCCACCGAGGTGCTGGCGAGCGACAGCAAGGTTAAGCATTAAAAACAATAAGCACTCCGCGAGTGCCGGGTTCGCGCGAAATATTCGTAGGGTGGGCACAGCCTTTCGTGCCCACGCGCGCCCCCCGCAAAAGCTGGTCAAGTCCGCCAGCGTGCACCTCAAAACCCGTAACGCACCCCCGCATTCAATCCCAGCGAAGTCGCCCGCGACACCGACCATGCATTCCCGCGAAGCTGCACATAAAACGGTCCGGCACCATAGCCCAGCCCAACCGTCTTGAAACGACTTTCATAGCTACCCGTGAATGCGCCCAGCGTGCTGTGATACGTCACCGCGACTGCAGGGATCGTGGTTGCTGCGAGGTGGTCAGCACCCAGCTTCACCAGCCACTGATCCTGCCGGTACGACAGACTGGCCGATCGCGTGGCACCTATCGTGCCGGATTTGCTGATCAGGCTATTTTGCCCGGTCAGCAACGGCTGGTAATTCACGTAACCGTTCTGGTCCGTGCTGGTGACGTCCGAGTGAATGCTTTTCTGCACCGTCGGCAAGTTCGACCAGCGCAGGCGGCTCCACAGATCATCGACCGCAAGGTTCGCGGTCCAGCGTGCATCCAGCGGCAATTGCAGTGCCACCGACAGGCTTGCACCGGACGATGCCTGGGACGCCGCCGGCATGAACGGGTAGCGATACCGGCTATCCGATTCCAGTGACTGCGCATTGAAACCGTAAGCACCCGCCCCCTGATAACTGGCATTGCCAACGACGGCAGTATCGCGGTGACGCAGTGTTCCGTACAGCGCACCGGACAAGCTCACCTGCACGCCATACGCAAGGACAACCGTCCGGGCCACACGCAGGCCGGAGGCCGACCACGATTGGAAACGCGCATCGAGATCGAACCTGCGCGCCGCATCCGGACGCTGGCGCTGCTGATACAGATGATAAAAATCCACCGTATCGCGACTGGCATCAAGCGCGCCTTCCTGGCGGACTTCGACGCCTACCCGCCAACCCTCCTTCTCGACGCCGATGCTGGCGCGATTACGCTGCAAGAATACATTGCGGCCATTGCGCGGCGCGTAGCCCTCGCCCCACTTGCCGCCGAATTCGTCGACCGGAATTGCATCGTAAGCGGCCCACGCACTGATGTCGGCATAGGCTTGCCAGCCGGTTGCCGGTGCCTGCCATGGTGACAATTGCAGGGCCATCACCTCAGGACTGGCGATCGACGATGCCAGCACAGTGAAAAATAAAAAACGTTGCATGAGTAAGCACCTGTCCGGTTCGGAAAATAAAAAACCTGACGGCATGCCGTCAGGTCCGGAAACACCCGTGATGAGCGGTGCTTACTTCACGGTTTCAAGCGAGCCATCGTTGTAGTTGATGACACCGCTATTGCGCGTGTAGGTGGCAATCTTGCTGCTGTTTTTGAACACGTCAGTAACATTGACTCCATCGCTGAGGACCATCGACAAGCCCTTTGCACTGGACAAGCGAAGCACGCCCGGCTGCGCCTTTGTGCTACTGATCAGGATCAGGTTGGTGCCGTCATCGAACTGGCCTGTCAAAGAATCAGCGTTGTAGGCCGACACGCTACTGGCCAGGCTGACCGATACGTCAGGACGCGACGCGATCTTGACGATCCCGACGAACGATGCCGAGCCTTTCAGGAAGTTGCTCGACGAGTCGGCGACGCTACTCTGGTAGGTCGCGTAGTTTGTGGCTTTGGCGGTCAGCGTACCGTTGAAGAATTCCGCACTGGCATTCGTAAAATTACCGGAGAACTTCACGTCAGTCGGTGAATACGCCAGACCGGAACCGTCCAGTGAAAAATCCTTCATCACGAGGGTACCGGTAACGCTGCTGCTGATGCCGGTGGCGGCGAGAACCAGATTGACTTCCTTGAGCCCTTGCGCGGAAACAGTCTGCCCATCCATCACGGCCCGCACAAACGAACCCGCCTTCAACGTCAGCGCACCGACGCCGGTACCCGCCTTGTACGCCGTAATATCCCCGGTAAAAGCGACTTTGGTCGTCACGTTGTCGGCTTCAAGCGCTCTGGTGGCGTTGACGTTCCAGGTTTCGTGATCAGTAATCTTCACACCGGTAGACGTATTGCGGGCAGGCATGTCACCGGCAATCACGATGCTGGTCAGTACACCGGCAGATTCCGTGTAGGACACGGTGCCGGTCACAATGTCGCCTATCGTCGCCAACACCACCGGCGGATTGACACTGACATTGTCCACTCGCGCGCGGGCTTTGTACGTATAACTAGTGAGCGAACTGCCCACCGGGGTCAGCGTGATGCCTTTCGTATAGGCCTTGGTGGCGTCGCCAACAATGCCTTTCCTGTTCAGGCGGCACCCGACATTGATCGCCTGCGCGCCGGTAGTAACCGGGTTGGTGGTGTCTGCATCCGAGTACAGGAAGCACTTGCCCACTCCGGCGTCATAGCCATTGGTGGAAAAGACTAGCGTCGGATTTTCTTTTGCGTATTTGAAATGTGCAATGCCACTATCCATCAGCAGCACCCAGTTCGCCAGGTCCTTGTCGACCGGCGCGGTTGCCGCCTCAAAATCGGCTTGCAACGTGGTGACTTGCAGGTTGAGCGAACCTGTTTTTTCGGCATTCAACAGGGCCAGGAAATTGCTGCGTATGCTGGCAAAGAACGACTTGGCCGCCGCCACCGGGTTATCGTCGGCTGACCCGGTCGTCACCGATGCCTGCGAAAATCCATTGACGCCATCGAGCGAGATCAGTTTCGTCCTGTTGATCGTTGTGTTCGCAGCGACTGACTCGGAGGCCGCACGAACCGCAACTTGCGCCTTGAGCGAAATACTCAGGTTGCCGCCGGTCAGCACGACGGTGCCGGTCGTGGCGTCCACCACGCACTTGATTTTTTCGCTGACGCTACCCGAACAACCGAGGTCGTTGCTGGTGTCGTTGGCAATCTTGGAAATCGCGGCCAGCAAGACGCTTTGCAGCTTCTCGGATGCATCGGTGGAATTGCTGGCGGCGTCACTGTTGGCATTGAATGGCTTGGTGGTCAGCGGGTCGAAACCCAGTAACTTGACCACGCCGGCCTGCGCCAGCGACACATTGGCCGTCGTCAGACCGCCAGTAGCCTTGGCCGCTGCGCTGACCAGCATTTCGGAAAACGGCGTGACATAGCCCTTGATGGTTGTGCTGGCGGCACTATCGAGTTGCACCAGACTGCGCAAGGTCATGCCAGCCGGCATCGCGATATCGCCCAGGAATTCATCAGCCATCGTGGTGGCGGCGTCGGCACTGACTTCGACGGTGAACAGACCCACATTGCTGCCCAGGCTGACCGAGTAACTGCCATCGACCGATGAGGTGCGACTTTCGACCAGAGGAGTGGCCGATTTGACACCATCTGCTCCGTAGACATAGACCTTCACGACCCCGTTCTTGATCAAGCCTTTTGCGGCCACGCCTTCCAGTGTTCGCGTTGCCGCGACTGTCGTGCCGCCATTATTGGGCGAGCTGCTACTGCTACCGCCACCACCACAAGCGACCAAGGTCATCGCCAACGAACAAGCTACGGCCATTTTTGTCAATTTCATCACATTACCCCTGAAAAAAATTTCTCTGCGAAAGGTTATCTGGCATTTGTAACTCAATGTAGCGGCAGCGATATTAGCCCTGTAAGAAGCATTTTGTATGCAGTATTTTCTTTTTAATAATTAATTTTTTACTTTACTTCCTGCGACTCCTGGTTGTCACGCGCGCGGACCCTCGCTCCATTTTTTCCAGGTCCCCAATTAAAATCCGGACAAAAAAAAACCGCGTCAGCCACAACGCGGTTTTTCAAACCCACAGAAAACAGGGAGAACTCAGCTACGCGGCAACAAAATCTGCCGTCCGACTTTGCGGATATCGGTCTGGCCGCACAGGGCCATCGTGATGTCGAGCTCCTTGTGAATCAACTCCAGGCATTTGCTGACGCCCTCGCCCCCCATGGCACCCAAGCCGTACAGCACAGGCCGGCCGATGTACACACCGCGCGCACCCAGCGCCACCGCCCGCAGCACATCCTGCCCCGAACGCACGCCACCATCCATGTGCACTTCGATGCCATCACCAACGGCTTCGATCACACCCGGCAAAGCGGCGATCGACGAGGCCGCACCGTCGAGCTGGCGACCACCGTGGTTAGAGACGATCAACGCATCGGCGCCACTGCGCATGGCCAGCTGGGCATCTTCGGGATCCATGATGCCTTTGAGGATCAGCTTGCCGCCCCATTTGTCCTTGATCCACTGGACGTCATCCCACGACAGCGCCGGATCGAATTGCTGCGCGGTCCAGGCCGACAGCGACGACATGTTTTCGACGCCTTTGACGTGGCCGACGATGTTGCCGAAGGTGCGCCGCCTGGTGCCCAGCATGCCCATGCACCAACCCGGCTTGGTCATCATGTTGACGATGTTCGGCAGAGTCAGTTTCGGTGGTGCCGACAGGCCGTTCTTCAGATCCTTGTGGCGCTGTCCGAGGATTTGCAGGTCCAGCGTCAGCACCAGCGCCGAACACTTGGCGGCCTTGGCGCGGTCGATCAGGTCATTGACAAAGCCGCGGTCTTTCATCACGTAGAGCTGGAACCAGAACGGCTTGCTGGTGTTGGCCGCGACATCCTCGATCGAGGCGATGCTCATCGTCGACAGCGTGAACGGCACACCGAACTGCTCGGCGGCACGCGCGGCGAGGATCTCGCCATCGGCACGCTGCATGCCGGTCATGCCGCACGGTGCAATGGCCACCGGCATCGCCGCATCCTGCCCTGCCATCGTGGTTTTCAGCGAGCGGTTTTCCATGTTGATGGCGACCCGCTGGCGGAATTTCAGGTCATTGAAATCGCTGACATTGGCGCGGTACGTCGTTTCGCTCCAGGAGCCGGAATCGGCGTAGTCATAAAACATGCGTGGTACGCGACGTTCGGCAAGGACACGCAGGTCTTCAATGTTCGTAATCATGGAAT comes from Actimicrobium sp. CCC2.4 and encodes:
- a CDS encoding alpha-hydroxy acid oxidase, encoding MITNIEDLRVLAERRVPRMFYDYADSGSWSETTYRANVSDFNDLKFRQRVAINMENRSLKTTMAGQDAAMPVAIAPCGMTGMQRADGEILAARAAEQFGVPFTLSTMSIASIEDVAANTSKPFWFQLYVMKDRGFVNDLIDRAKAAKCSALVLTLDLQILGQRHKDLKNGLSAPPKLTLPNIVNMMTKPGWCMGMLGTRRRTFGNIVGHVKGVENMSSLSAWTAQQFDPALSWDDVQWIKDKWGGKLILKGIMDPEDAQLAMRSGADALIVSNHGGRQLDGAASSIAALPGVIEAVGDGIEVHMDGGVRSGQDVLRAVALGARGVYIGRPVLYGLGAMGGEGVSKCLELIHKELDITMALCGQTDIRKVGRQILLPRS
- the hslO gene encoding Hsp33 family molecular chaperone HslO, which gives rise to MSDTKSPDTLQKFMFEGAPVRGELVELSATWRQVQQRRDYPPAVKTLLGEMMAAAALLSANLKFNGAIVMQIYGDGPVRLLVVECDGDLHMRATAKFDADAIISEASMLPDLVNLNGKGRFVITLDPKDKLPGQQAYQGVVPLDGDSIATVIEHYMLRSEQLDTRLWLAADANVSRGLLLQKLPSTGGIDAPVDDDLATWDRSVMLGSTLRNAELLETDIETLMRRLFWEETIRVFDPQHPSFRCTCSRDRVGNMLKMLGEEEVNSALAEMGKMSVDCDFCGQHYAFDKVDCAQLFVATEVLASDSKVKH
- a CDS encoding gamma carbonic anhydrase family protein; translated protein: MAIYQYGEHTPQIDPSAYVTDEATLIGKVRLAANSSVWFHVTLRGDNELISVGENSNVQEGAVCHTDIGYPLTIGDNVTVGHQAMLHGCTIGEGSLIGIQAIILNGAKIGRHCLVGAGALVTEGKEFPDHSLIIGSPAKAVRTLTADEITKLSGSAASYVARAQSFKTTLTKVLA